CCGATGCTGGCGCAGATCGAAGGCGATCGCCGGTGGATGGGGGGCCGCAACGACCAGCCTGTCGCCGGGCCTCCGCTGGACGAGCAGTGGGTTGCACCGGCCATTGAGGCCGCCGAGAACGGCGCATCGTACGTAATTACCTCGACGATCGCGAACCGAGACCGTTCCGTGGGGACGCGGCTGGCAGGAGAGATCGCTCTGCGCAGGGCACAGACCGATCTCCCGGCGGACGTGACGTTCAACTTGAGCGGCGTCGCTGGACAGTCCTTTGGCGCCTTCATGGTCGAAGGGATGAAGCTCGTGCTCGACGGGCAGGCCAACGACTTTGTCGGCAAGGGACTTTCTGGGGGCGAGATTGTGATTCGTCCCTGCGGCCTTGCAGCGAAGGACAGCGGGCAGCACGTAATCCTGGGTAATGTTGCGCTCTATGGCGCGACGTCCGGCCAGCTCTTTGCTGCGGGACGGGCTGGCGAGCGGTTTGCTGTTCGTAACTCTGGGGCAACGGCGATCGTTGAGGGTGTTGGCGACCACGGCTGCGAGTACATGACAGGCGGTGTCGCGGTGATTCTGGGTAAGACCGGAATCAACTTTGGCGCTGGCATGACTGGCGGACTCGCCTGGGTGTATGACGCCGATGGAAGTCTCATTTCGGACAAGAAGTATCATGACGATTTTCTTGATGCAGAAAACTTTAGCAGCGTTGATGCAGAGTCGCAGGCGAGCCTGAAGGCTCTGATTGAGTCGCACGTAGCGCGCTCGGACAGCAGCCTTGGCAAGGCGATGCTGGCTAACTGGCCAGCAAGTGCTCAGGCATTTGTTCGGCTGACCCCGAAGCCTCAAGCCTGATCCCAACCATGTGGCTGTTTATGTAGGATCGCCCCTGGGATCTTTCCAGGGGTATCTTTTTGGTGTGAGGAGTTCCCAGAGATGCCGGGGAGGTTGTTGGAGACCGCCGGAGGAGATGCCACAAGCGTATAAAGATGCAGAAGAAGTGAATAGCAATTCATTCTTGGCAAAGCCGGGTCGTTTCATTAGAGTGGCGTGGCTGGAGATTTTACGGAGACTTCCGATTTGCGGGGCCCGAACTGAAGCGAACAACGATGACAACGGTGGCAAAAGACGCAAAGGTGCCGGCGACCGGGCCGGGGAGCGAGAAGTATCAGCGCATCCTGGATGCGGCGGTGGACGTGATCGCCGAGCGAGGGTACTTTAACTCGCCGGTGAGTGCGATCGCCAAGCGGGCAGGAGTGGCCGACGGAACCATCTATCTCTACTTCAAGAGCAAGGACGATGTGTTGCGGACCGCCATCGATGCGACGTTCGACCGCTTTCACAGGCAGGTTGACGAGCAGTTCAAGACGCTGACAGGGCCGAGAGAGCAGTTGGAGTACATCGCGCAGGTGCACCTGGAGAGCCATTCGCTGAACCGGAACATGGCGATCCTGATGCAGACGGAGATCCGGCAGAGCGCGAAGTTCATCGCCGAGTTTTCGCACCATCATCTGGTGCGGTACATCCAACTGGTACGTGAAGTGGTGAGGAGGGGGCAGCAGGACGGAATCTTCCGGCGCGACGTTTCCGACGGCGTGGTGGCGCACTGCATGTTTGGAGCAATCGATGAGCTGCTGAGCTCAGCGGTATTTACAGGGCGGGTCTATGATTCGAAGGCAACGGCGGCGCAGGTGATCGATGTGCTGCTAAACGGGATTGGTGTTTAGGGAGTTGCCTGGCCTCCTTCAGAGGTCGTGTTACTTCGAGCAAAATTCAGAGACTCTCCTCTGCGGCGGCAAAGCGTTGCCTCCGTCGAGATGACTTGGTGTTTCTGGCGCAAGGATGAAGGGTGAGGCATGTTCGATCTGCAGACGGTGAATGATGTTCTGGTGCGGGCTACGGGACGCGGCGACCAGACAGTGATGATGGGGCAGGACGCCGCTGGGCAGTGGCAGACGATCTCTTCCACAGACTTGTATGGCAGGGTGCGGGCTCTGGCCGATGTGCTACGCGAATGGGGAGTGGGCAAGGGTGACCGGGTGGCGATTCTTGCAGAGAACAGGTGGGAGTGGCAGGTGACGGACTTCGCAGTGCTCGGGATTGGCGGGGTGGATGTGCCGCTGTATCCGACGCTGACGCCAGAGCAGATTGGGTACATGCTGAAGGACTCGGGGGCGAAGGTGGCGGTAGTCTCTTCGCGCGAGATGTATGAGAAGGTCATCGCGGCGGGCGAACTGCCGGAGCTGGAACACGTAGTTGTGATGGATGCCGGGGAGTTCAGCGGGGCGAAGAGCTTCGGCAGGCTGATGGAGAAGGCGGCGGAGAAGCAGCAACGCGACTCGGAGTTCGATGCGATGGTGAGGGCGCCTCAAGCGGTGGACCTGGCGACGATCATCTACACTTCGGGCACGACGGGCGAGCCGAAGGGCGTGATGCTGACGCATGGGAATCTGGCGAGCAACGTGAACTATTCGACCGGGCCTTTGGGGTTTGATGACCGGGATAGCTGCATCTCTTTTCTGCCGCTGTCGCATGTAACAGCGCGGCACCTGGACTATGCGCTCTTGTGCCAGTCAGTTAGGCTGGCGTACTGCTCGAAGTTCGACCGGCTGCCCGAGGCGATGAAGGCGGTGAAGCCGACGATCTTTGTGGCGGTGCCGCGGGTGTACGAGAAGATCCGGCAGGCAGTGGAGGGGAAGTCGGTGTCGTCGCCGGTGAAGTCGCGGGTTCTGCAGTGGGCGCTGGGTGTGGGCAAGGACCACCGTGCGGAGACGCTGACTGGCAAGGAACCGGGCGGTCTGGCCTGGAAGCTGGCGAGCAAGCTGGTGTTTGGGAAGATTCGCGAGGCATTTGGGGGAAAGGTGAAGGTGTTCATCTCGGGCGGGGCGCCGTTGGGGATGGATACGGCGGGATGGTTTGCAGATGTGGGGGTCCGAATCTTTGAGGGCTATGGGCTGACGGAGACCTCTCCGGTGATCGCCCTGAACTATCCGGACGCGCACAGGATCGGCACAGTGGGCAAGGCGCTGCCGAATGTTCAGTGCCGGTTTGCCGAGGATGGCGAACTGGAGGTGAAGGGGCCATCCATCTTTGTGGGGTACTGGAAGAAGGACGATGTGACGAGGGAGACCTTCACGGTCGATGGATGGTTCAAGACGGGCGACATCGGGCACGTGGATGCCGATGGGTTTATCTCGATTACGGACAGGAAGAAGGAGCTGCTGAAGACGAGCGGCGGGAAGTTTATTGCGCCACAGCCCATCGAAAATAAGCTGAAGGCGAATGTGATGATCGGGCAGGCGGCGATGGTGGGAGATAAGCACAAGTTTGCCAGTGTGCTGATCTCTCCAAACTTTGCGGCGCTGGAAGGATGGGCAAGGGGGCAGGGGATTGCCACGGACGACCGCGAGGCGCTGGTGAAGGATGCGCGGGTGGTAAAGGCGTATCAGGAGATTGTGGACAAGGTGAACGCGGGCCTGGCGCACTTTGAGAGCATCAAGCGGATACACATTGTGCCGGAGGAGTGGAGCGTGGAGGATGGCACGCTGACTCCGAGCATGAAGTTGAAGCGGCGCGTGGTGGGAGAGCGGTACGCGAGGGAGATCGGCGCCTTCTATGCCGATGAGGTGACGCTGACGAGGGGATAGTCTGGCGCGGAGAGGCGCATGATGTAGCATCGTGTCGCATGAGTGCGACTGATCCGCAGATGACGGCCAGCCAGGTGCTGCATATTTTTCATCGTGATGAGGCGATCCTGTTTCTTGGAGCAGCCTTTGTGACGGTGAGTATCATCGCGGCAGCTCTTTGCGTGATCCGGCGCAAGGCGGACGCTCTATTGCTTTGGCTAGCGGTATTTGCGTTGCTCTATGGAAACAGGCTGTGGCTGTGGTCCGGATTGCTGGCATTGATTGTTCCGCATTCGAAGCTCTTTCTTGATTTGCGAGCCACAATGAGTTTCGTCGTGGCTGTTCCGGCATTTTTCTTTTTTCAAGCGGCCGGCTTTATCGGAC
The Edaphobacter bradus genome window above contains:
- a CDS encoding AMP-dependent synthetase/ligase, with the protein product MFDLQTVNDVLVRATGRGDQTVMMGQDAAGQWQTISSTDLYGRVRALADVLREWGVGKGDRVAILAENRWEWQVTDFAVLGIGGVDVPLYPTLTPEQIGYMLKDSGAKVAVVSSREMYEKVIAAGELPELEHVVVMDAGEFSGAKSFGRLMEKAAEKQQRDSEFDAMVRAPQAVDLATIIYTSGTTGEPKGVMLTHGNLASNVNYSTGPLGFDDRDSCISFLPLSHVTARHLDYALLCQSVRLAYCSKFDRLPEAMKAVKPTIFVAVPRVYEKIRQAVEGKSVSSPVKSRVLQWALGVGKDHRAETLTGKEPGGLAWKLASKLVFGKIREAFGGKVKVFISGGAPLGMDTAGWFADVGVRIFEGYGLTETSPVIALNYPDAHRIGTVGKALPNVQCRFAEDGELEVKGPSIFVGYWKKDDVTRETFTVDGWFKTGDIGHVDADGFISITDRKKELLKTSGGKFIAPQPIENKLKANVMIGQAAMVGDKHKFASVLISPNFAALEGWARGQGIATDDREALVKDARVVKAYQEIVDKVNAGLAHFESIKRIHIVPEEWSVEDGTLTPSMKLKRRVVGERYAREIGAFYADEVTLTRG
- a CDS encoding TetR/AcrR family transcriptional regulator; the protein is MTTVAKDAKVPATGPGSEKYQRILDAAVDVIAERGYFNSPVSAIAKRAGVADGTIYLYFKSKDDVLRTAIDATFDRFHRQVDEQFKTLTGPREQLEYIAQVHLESHSLNRNMAILMQTEIRQSAKFIAEFSHHHLVRYIQLVREVVRRGQQDGIFRRDVSDGVVAHCMFGAIDELLSSAVFTGRVYDSKATAAQVIDVLLNGIGV